The Scyliorhinus canicula chromosome 5, sScyCan1.1, whole genome shotgun sequence genome window below encodes:
- the LOC119966115 gene encoding nuclear receptor subfamily 1 group D member 2-like isoform X2, with protein sequence MLADNCALKLGSSSNIQIACSTKGDGPNTSPLSKSTSGITKINGMILLCKVCGDVASGFHYGVHACEGCKGFFRRSIQQNIQYKKCLKNENCSIMRMNRNRCQQCRFKKCLAVGMSRDAVRFGRIPKREKQRMLIEMQSAMKNMMNNQLNGYLQTKILQDETSSPQLQPERLQNVEDDVIGRVTKAHKETFFCTQEKPGKMLEGTQFQSRESLQKNNDDNWKIGYPTSGVNGIHCFNNANQPKVCNTNKVNNHIFCPNGHTDRFMNRHCHTFSNGYTQNAFAEDGFSQSSTTYDHSWTTERRMHLVCPMSMSPYVNPDKSEQEIWEEFSMSFTPAVREVVEFAKRVPGFKDLSQHDQVSLLKAGTFEVLMVRFAALFDVHERTVTFLSGKSYGMEELQLLGAGDLLISMFEFSEKLRALQLSEEEMSLFTAVVLVSADRSGIENVNSVEQLQETLIRALRTLIMKNHPNESSIFTKLLLKLPDLRSLNNMHSEELLTFKIYP encoded by the exons ATGCTAGCTGATAACTGTGCATTGAAACTAGGAAGCTCCAGCAACATCCAGATTGCATGTTCAACTAAAGGGGATGGACCAAACACAAGCCCCCTGAGCAAAAGTACCAGTGGCATTACAA aaattaatgGGATGATCCTTCTGTGTAAAGTTTGTGGAGATGTGGCATCTGGATTCCATTATGGTGTGCACGCATGTGAAGGTTGCAAG GGATTTTTCAGAAGGAGCATTCAACAGAATATCCAATACAAGAAGtgcctgaaaaatgaaaattgttccATAATGAGGATGAATAGGAACCGGTGTCAACAATGTCGCTTTAAAAAGTGCCTAGCTGTAGGCATGTCCCGAGATG CTGTTCGATTTGGACGCATTCCTAAGCGTGAGAAGCAGAGAATGTTGATCGAAATGCAAAGTGCAATGAAAAACATGATGAATAATCAGCTGAACGGCTACCTGCAAACTAAAATATTACAAGATGAGACCTCTTCCCCACAACTGCAGCCCGAGAGACTTCAAAACGTTGAAGATGATGTAATTGGTAGAGTGACCAAAGCCCATAAGGAAACTTTCTTCTGTACCCAAGAAAAGCCAGGCAAAATGCTTGAAGGCACACAGTTCCAGAGTAGAGAAAGTCTTCAAAAAAACAATGATGATAACTGGAAGATTGGTTACCCTACAAGTGGTGTTAATGGAATCCATTGTTTTAACAATGCAAACCAGCCCAAAGTCTGTAATACAAATAAGGTTAATAACCATATATTTTGTCCAAATGGTCACACAGATAGGTTCATGAACAGGCATTGTCATACCTTTTCCAATGGATATACACAAAATGCATTTGCTGAAGATGGATTTTCTCAAAGCAGCACCACATACGATCATTCTTGGACCACAGAAAGAAGAATGCATCTG GTGTGCCCGATGAGTATGTCTCCCTATGTAAACCCTGATAAATCTGAGCAGGAAATCTGGGAAGAATTCTCCATGAGTTTTACACCTGCAGTGAGAGAGGTGGTAGAATTTGCAAAACGTGTTCCAGGATTCAAAGATTTATCACAACATGATCAAGTTAGCTTGCTTAAAGCTGGAACATTTGAG GTGTTAATGGTACGCTTTGCTGCTTTATTTGATGTACATGAGCGTACGGTCACATTTCTTAGTGGAAAGAGTTACGGCATGGAAGAGCTGCAGTTACTGGGGGCTGGTGATTTGCTGATCTCCATGTTTGAGTTTAGTGAGAAGCTTCGTGCCCTGCAGCTCAGTGAGGAGGAGATGAGCTTATTCACAGCAGTTGTCCTGGTTTCTGCTG ATCGCTCAGGAATAGAAAATGTTAACTCAGTGGAGCAATTGCAGGAAACTCTAATTCGGGCGCTCAGAACCTTGATTATgaaaaatcacccaaatgaatcCTCCATCTTTACGAAGCTCCTATTAAAATTACCTGACCTACGCTCTCTTAACAATATGCATTCAGAAGAATTGTTGACCTTTAAAATATACCCTTAA
- the LOC119966115 gene encoding nuclear receptor subfamily 1 group D member 2-like isoform X1: protein MDGNGVGGVITYVSSSSSSCSPVSYHSDSSENSFQPISSPVPSSPNSFVSDNHINPNDMLADNCALKLGSSSNIQIACSTKGDGPNTSPLSKSTSGITKINGMILLCKVCGDVASGFHYGVHACEGCKGFFRRSIQQNIQYKKCLKNENCSIMRMNRNRCQQCRFKKCLAVGMSRDAVRFGRIPKREKQRMLIEMQSAMKNMMNNQLNGYLQTKILQDETSSPQLQPERLQNVEDDVIGRVTKAHKETFFCTQEKPGKMLEGTQFQSRESLQKNNDDNWKIGYPTSGVNGIHCFNNANQPKVCNTNKVNNHIFCPNGHTDRFMNRHCHTFSNGYTQNAFAEDGFSQSSTTYDHSWTTERRMHLVCPMSMSPYVNPDKSEQEIWEEFSMSFTPAVREVVEFAKRVPGFKDLSQHDQVSLLKAGTFEVLMVRFAALFDVHERTVTFLSGKSYGMEELQLLGAGDLLISMFEFSEKLRALQLSEEEMSLFTAVVLVSADRSGIENVNSVEQLQETLIRALRTLIMKNHPNESSIFTKLLLKLPDLRSLNNMHSEELLTFKIYP from the exons GTGGTGTCATTACATATGTAAGTTCGTCAAGTTCCAGTTGTAGTCCTGTCTCTTATCACAGTGACAGTTCGGAGAACAGTTTCCAGCCAATCTCGTCTCCTGTTCCGTCATCACCTAACAGCTTTGTATCTGATAACCACATCAACCCCAATGACATGCTAGCTGATAACTGTGCATTGAAACTAGGAAGCTCCAGCAACATCCAGATTGCATGTTCAACTAAAGGGGATGGACCAAACACAAGCCCCCTGAGCAAAAGTACCAGTGGCATTACAA aaattaatgGGATGATCCTTCTGTGTAAAGTTTGTGGAGATGTGGCATCTGGATTCCATTATGGTGTGCACGCATGTGAAGGTTGCAAG GGATTTTTCAGAAGGAGCATTCAACAGAATATCCAATACAAGAAGtgcctgaaaaatgaaaattgttccATAATGAGGATGAATAGGAACCGGTGTCAACAATGTCGCTTTAAAAAGTGCCTAGCTGTAGGCATGTCCCGAGATG CTGTTCGATTTGGACGCATTCCTAAGCGTGAGAAGCAGAGAATGTTGATCGAAATGCAAAGTGCAATGAAAAACATGATGAATAATCAGCTGAACGGCTACCTGCAAACTAAAATATTACAAGATGAGACCTCTTCCCCACAACTGCAGCCCGAGAGACTTCAAAACGTTGAAGATGATGTAATTGGTAGAGTGACCAAAGCCCATAAGGAAACTTTCTTCTGTACCCAAGAAAAGCCAGGCAAAATGCTTGAAGGCACACAGTTCCAGAGTAGAGAAAGTCTTCAAAAAAACAATGATGATAACTGGAAGATTGGTTACCCTACAAGTGGTGTTAATGGAATCCATTGTTTTAACAATGCAAACCAGCCCAAAGTCTGTAATACAAATAAGGTTAATAACCATATATTTTGTCCAAATGGTCACACAGATAGGTTCATGAACAGGCATTGTCATACCTTTTCCAATGGATATACACAAAATGCATTTGCTGAAGATGGATTTTCTCAAAGCAGCACCACATACGATCATTCTTGGACCACAGAAAGAAGAATGCATCTG GTGTGCCCGATGAGTATGTCTCCCTATGTAAACCCTGATAAATCTGAGCAGGAAATCTGGGAAGAATTCTCCATGAGTTTTACACCTGCAGTGAGAGAGGTGGTAGAATTTGCAAAACGTGTTCCAGGATTCAAAGATTTATCACAACATGATCAAGTTAGCTTGCTTAAAGCTGGAACATTTGAG GTGTTAATGGTACGCTTTGCTGCTTTATTTGATGTACATGAGCGTACGGTCACATTTCTTAGTGGAAAGAGTTACGGCATGGAAGAGCTGCAGTTACTGGGGGCTGGTGATTTGCTGATCTCCATGTTTGAGTTTAGTGAGAAGCTTCGTGCCCTGCAGCTCAGTGAGGAGGAGATGAGCTTATTCACAGCAGTTGTCCTGGTTTCTGCTG ATCGCTCAGGAATAGAAAATGTTAACTCAGTGGAGCAATTGCAGGAAACTCTAATTCGGGCGCTCAGAACCTTGATTATgaaaaatcacccaaatgaatcCTCCATCTTTACGAAGCTCCTATTAAAATTACCTGACCTACGCTCTCTTAACAATATGCATTCAGAAGAATTGTTGACCTTTAAAATATACCCTTAA